The Alkalihalobacillus sp. TS-13 genome includes a region encoding these proteins:
- a CDS encoding YaaR family protein, whose protein sequence is MKVGQELRTTVEQRLQDGVKPHVKSGKFESVVQAQQQKLQSEQLTQLLSKIDRQGQRLLKSQTLSDLREYKQLVKRFVKETVEFGMNLKKSRSWNGHGNLETMHLIEQIDEELMTLTDELVSREGKSIYILSRIGEIKGLLVNLYT, encoded by the coding sequence ATGAAAGTAGGACAAGAGCTTCGTACGACTGTGGAACAACGCCTCCAGGATGGTGTTAAGCCCCACGTCAAGTCAGGGAAATTCGAATCAGTGGTACAGGCCCAACAGCAGAAACTCCAAAGTGAACAATTGACACAATTACTAAGTAAAATAGATCGACAGGGTCAACGATTGTTGAAATCACAAACATTAAGTGATCTTCGAGAGTATAAACAGCTTGTGAAAAGATTTGTGAAAGAAACGGTTGAATTCGGCATGAATCTGAAAAAATCGAGAAGCTGGAATGGACACGGTAATTTAGAAACGATGCATTTAATAGAACAAATCGATGAAGAGTTGATGACACTTACAGATGAGCTCGTTTCCCGTGAAGGCAAATCAATTTATATCCTAAGCCGGATTGGTGAAATCAAAGGTTTGCTCGTGAATTTGTATACGTAG
- a CDS encoding cyclic-di-AMP receptor: MKLVVAVVQDKDSNRLSDALVKSNFRATKLASTGGFLKSGNTTFMIGVEDQHVKRVLDIIKENCQSRDQLVAPVSPMGGNADSYVPYPVEVEVGGATVFVLPIEQFMQY, translated from the coding sequence ATGAAGCTTGTGGTGGCGGTGGTTCAGGATAAAGATAGCAATCGACTATCTGACGCACTTGTGAAGAGTAATTTTCGTGCTACAAAATTAGCAAGTACAGGTGGATTTCTCAAGTCTGGAAACACGACTTTCATGATTGGTGTCGAGGATCAGCATGTCAAGCGTGTGCTTGATATCATCAAGGAAAATTGTCAGAGCAGGGATCAGCTTGTAGCACCTGTCTCTCCTATGGGTGGTAATGCGGATTCTTATGTACCTTATCCTGTTGAAGTAGAAGTCGGTGGGGCTACAGTATTCGTCCTCCCTATTGAACAGTTCATGCAATATTAG